In Papaver somniferum cultivar HN1 chromosome 1, ASM357369v1, whole genome shotgun sequence, a genomic segment contains:
- the LOC113316369 gene encoding protein NRT1/ PTR FAMILY 4.6-like: protein MGVVHGMVDWKRKPVNKDKHGGIGAATFIHFLVVMTNLTFIGNVFNLVTYFRQTMHMDVATASTAVTNIMGVASAFALVGGFFSDSYITRFTAILVFGPFEFLGYVLLATQAHLPSLQPPVCDISVQFDNCKQVHGYNVVILYVGVYVLSFGEGCLRANLASFGGDQFDDNDPIELQQKSSFFNWYTFSISLGAIIGLTLIVWIQENKGWDFAFTLSAGLVLIGLIVVASGVSFYRNLIPTGSPLTRMLQVLVGAYRKRKLQFPEIDEEIYLAYNKGENVGEVLPHTKGLKWLDRASISDGKTGNWYLCSVSQVEEMKIVLRMVPVFISSMICYIPIPLLLTLTIQQGGTMNTKLGAIHVPPASLFVIPVSFQLVMLVIYDRLFVPFARKITRCPTGITHLQRVGVGYVATISATVIGAVIEKKRKGVAEAHGLLDSGNQVPMSVMWLGLQFFVLGINDVTTFVGLLEFFNTEVSRGMKSLGTAIFFCNIGLASFISSIVVNIVNKVTRHGGIGWLEGNNINRDYIDRFYWLLSVLGFLGFLNYMYWARRYTYRQHNLTPVS from the exons ATGGGTGTTGTCCATGGCATGGTAGACTGGAAGAGAAAACCAGTCAACAAAGACAAACATGGTGGAATTGGAGCAGCGACATTTATACACT TTTTGGTGGTTATGACGAACCTAACATTCATAGGGAATGTATTCAACTTGGTTACATATTTCCGTCAAACCATGCACATGGATGTAGCGACTGCTTCAACAGCAGTAACTAACATCATGGGTGTAGCTTCTGCATTCGCGTTGGTTGGaggattcttctcagactcataCATAACTAGGTTTACTGCCATACTAGTGTTTGGTCCCTTCGAGTTCTTG GGATATGTATTATTAGCAACGCAAGCACATCTTCCATCACTTCAACCACCAGTATGTGATATCTCGGTGCAATTTGATAACTGCAAACAAGTTCACGGTTACAATGTGGTTATACTCTACGTAGGTGTATACGTTCTTTCCTTTGGAGAAGGCTGCTTAAGAGCAAACCTTGCATCCTTTGGTGGAGATCAGTTTGACGACAATGACCCAATTGAGTTACAACAAAAGTctagctttttcaattggtacacTTTCAGCATTTCACTTGGAGCTATTATAGGTCTCACCCTAATAGTATGgattcaagagaataaaggatGGGATTTTGCTTTCACTTTGTCAGCTGGCTTAGTTCTAATAGGGTTGATTGTGGTAGCCTCTGGTGTCTCATTCTACCGTAACCTAATACCAACAGGTAGCCCTCTAACAAGGATGTTGCAG GTTTTGGTGGGTGCATACCGAAAACGCAAGCTTCAGTTCCCTGAAATTGATGAGGAAATTTACTTAGCATATAACAAGGGAGAGAATGTTGGTGAAGTACTTCCACACACCAAAGGGTTAAA ATGGCTAGACAGGGCATCAATTTCTGATGGAAAAACTGGAAACTGGTATCTTTGTAGTGTTAGCCAAGTAGAAGAGATGAAAATCGTTCTTCGAATGGTCCCAGTTTTTATTAGTTCAATGATCTGTTACATTCCCATCCCTTTACTCCTAACATTAACAATACAACAAGGAGGCACGATGAACACCAAGTTGGGTGCAATTCATGTTCCACCAGCATCTCTCTTTGTCATTCCCGTAAGTTTCCAGCTGGTGATGCTAGTTATTTATGATCGACTATTTGTACCATTCGCTCGTAAGATCACGAGGTGCCCAACTGGCATAACTCACTTGCAACGAGTAGGTGTCGGTTATGTAGCTACAATATCAGCGACTGTTATAGGGGCCGTGATTGAGAAGAAAAGGAAAGGCGTGGCAGAGGCTCATGGATTACTGGATTCAGGCAACCAAGTGCCCATGTCTGTTATGTGGTTGGGTCTCCAGTTCTTTGTTCTGGGCATCAATGATGTGACCACATTTGTTGGGTTGCTCGAGTTTTTCAATACTGAAGTCTCAAGAGGGATGAAATCCTTGGGGACTGCTATATTTTTTTGCAATATCGGGTTGGCTTCTTTCATTTCATCTATTGTTGTCAATATAGTTAATAAAGTTACAAGACATGGAGGGATTGGCTGGTTAGAAGGAAATAACATTAACAGGGACTACATCGACCGGTTCTATTGGCTACTTTCTGTTCTTGGATTCTTGGGTTTCTTGAACTACATGTATTGGGCAAGGAGGTATACATATCGACAGCATAATCTTACTCCTGTTAGCTAA
- the LOC113316362 gene encoding protein NRT1/ PTR FAMILY 4.6-like: MAAVQGMVDWKRKPINKDKHGGTIASLFIHFLVVMTNITFIGNVFNMVTYFRQTMHMDVGRSSATATNVIGVSCAFALVGGFFTDSYITRFTGILIAGPIEFLGYVLLALQAHLPSLKPPVCEMSEQFSNCKQVRGYNAVVLYIGLYLVAFGEGCFRANLASLGGDQFDDDDPIELEQKSSFFNWYTFSVSLGGLIGVTLLVWIQGNRGWDLAFTLAAGLTLLGVVVVASGFSFYRNLIPIGSPLTRMLQVLVAAYRKRKLPFPEMDEEIYLEYSKENNVGEILLHTKGLAWLDKASISDGKTGDWYLCSVSQVEEIKIVIRMLPVFLSSMICYIPMTLVQTLTIQQGGTMNTKLGAIHVPPASLFVIPIVFQLVMLVIYDRAFVPFARRITGCPTGISHLQRVAVGLIAIIIATILGAVIEKKRKGVAEDHGLLDSGSPVPMSVMWLSLQFFATGIVDVMAFVGLLEFFNTEVSRGMKSLGTAMFYCNLGLASLLGSVLVDVVNKVSRHGGIGWLEGNNLNRDYLDRFYWFLTILGLVAFLNYLYWARRYTYRQHNRAATS; this comes from the exons ATGGCCGCTGTTCAGGGCATGGTGGATTGGAAGAGAAAACCAATCAACAAAGACAAACATGGTGGAACTATAGCTTCATTATTCATCCACT TTTTGGTGGTGATGACAAACATAACATTCATAGGGAATGTATTCAACATGGTCACATATTTTCGCCAAACTATGCACATGGATGTAGGGAGATCTTCAGCAACTGCGACAAATGTTATCGGTGTATCTTGCGCATTTGCCTTGGTTGGAGGGTTCTTCACAGATTCATACATAACTAGGTTTACTGGCATCCTAATTGCCGGCCCTATTGAGTTCTTG GGATATGTGTTACTAGCATTGCAAGCACATCTTCCGTCACTTAAACCACCAGTATGTGAAATGTCAGAGCAATTTAGTAACTGCAAACAAGTTCGAGGATACAATGCAGTTGTACTCTACATAGGTTTATACCTTGTTGCCTTCGGAGAAGGTTGTTTTCGAGCAAACCTTGCATCTTTAGGTGGAGATCAATTTGATGACGATGACCCAATTGAGTTGGAACAGAAGTCCAGCTTTTTTAATTGGTACACCTTCAGTGTTTCACTTGGAGGTTTAATAGGTGTGACTCTGTTAGTGTGGATTCAAGGGAACAGAGGATGGGATCTTGCTTTCACATTAGCAGCTGGTTTAACTCTACTAGGGGTGGTGGTGGTCGCCTCTGGCTTCTCATTTTACAGGAATTTGATCCCAATAGGCAGTCCTTTAACTCGGATGTTGCAG GTTCTTGTGGCTGCATATCGAAAACGCAAGCTTCCCTTCCCTGAAATGGATGAAGAAATCTACTTAGAATATAGCAAGGAAAATAATGTAGGCGAAATATTGTTACATACTAAAGGCTTGGC ATGGCTGGACAAGGCTTCAATATCAGATGGGAAAACTGGAGATTGGTATCTCTGCAGCGTCAGCCAAGTAGAAGAGATTAAAATTGTTATCCGAATGCTGCCAGTTTTTCTCAGTTCGATGATATGTTACATTCCAATGACTCTAGTTCAAACACTGACAATACAACAAGGAGGCACAATGAACACCAAGTTGGGTGCAATTCATGTCCCACCAGCATCTCTCTTTGTTATTCCCATAGTTTTCCAGCTAGTGATGCTAGTCATTTACGATCGAGCATTTGTACCATTTGCCCGCCGAATCACAGGGTGCCCAACTGGCATATCTCACTTGCAACGTGTTGCTGTTGGTTTAATAGCTATAATTATAGCAACCATTTTGGGGGCGGTTATTGAGAAGAAACGGAAGGGTGTGGCAGAAGACCATGGATTACTCGATTCAGGAAGCCCAGTGCCTATGTCTGTAATGTGGCTGTCTCTCCAGTTCTTTGCTACAGGTATTGTTGATGTTATGGCATTCGTTGGGTTGCTCGAGTTTTTCAATACTGAAGTGTCCAGAGGGATGAAATCCTTGGGGACTGCTATGTTTTATTGCAATCTAGGCTTGGCTTCTTTGCTGGGGTCTGTTCTTGTGGATGTAGTCAACAAAGTTAGTAGACATGGAGGTATTGGATGGTTAGAGGGAAATAACTTAAACCGAGACTATCTTGACCGATTCTATTGGTTTTTAACCATCCTTGGATTGGTGGCCTTTCTGAACTACTTGTATTGGGCAAGACGCTATACATACCGGCAACACAACCGGGCAGCAACTAGCTGA